GAAAGTAAAAAGTCGGAGACCTAAAGATGATTTTCACCTTTTGGGTACTATTTATACATTGTTTTGCTTCGCACTTCTTGACCACTCAATCTACCATTGGTGTGGTAGCTGCAAGCGGCACAAAAAACGCAAAATCTATTTTGGTTGATTGGTATTCCCCTGTGTTTCGCGTCGTAATTTCCCCCAATTTAGTGTATTAGTTCTTCGGACACAAGGGTTATTTTTACATAGCCAAATATAGTTTGTGACTTGTAATTGGTCAATAAATACACAAGGGGCTTCaatatttcaaaattaaaaactagCCACCTATACCTTGATAACTATGCAACATTTTTATGGCTACCtatttgattttcccatttgttttggggttttgtttttgggatAATGCTTAGCAATTAAGTAGGCTAAATGGGTTAGGGCCAACATCTAGCCAAATCTCAAGAATATTTTGACCAAGAATATTTTTTCTATCATCATTCAAAAGAGTTAATAATTGAGGTATCTCCTCAGAACATTCGAAATAATACTTCCACCTCTTTATTCctttttccacttttctttgCTTAATATTATTCCATATCCACCATTGGAAGCAGATTTTGTTGCCCCCAAAGATAGACAGGAATATATCTATTTGGAAAAACCCATATATGGAGAGGCCACCGAAAGTAGATTGAATTTGCTCAGATTAGTACCATAGGGATCCGCTCATGTCCATATCCCTAACATCCTCTTATTCCGTGGGCTTATCCCGAACCACAAACATGATCTAAATCGTTCAACTCGCAGAACACATAGAGAAACATACATTTGCAAAAGATTGACTTGATAATAACCTATTGATAGCTACATGAACAACGGTTAATTGGAatattttagtttaaaaatatatttgctATTCGTATTACAAATAAAACGCTTTTTGTCCATATGTCTGTCGATGTCTAATCAAACTAATATTTTTAAAACGTATTTTTTTCCTCGtgttctacaagatgaacgattgaAATCATGTTTGTTTTGTCGGTCCTAGGTGGACCCACAAAATAAGAGTATGGAGGTGTATCAGGTATATATAAAGGGCAGCTGATCTCAGTAGGATAAGGTGGGATCAGAGGAGCACCGGTACTATAAAAGGGCAATTGCGTACATGCTTTCTGGTGTAACACAAAACAAGGCAGAGGCTAAAATTTACTGTTGGCGAGGTCAAGAGAAAATGTTGGCACCAGCTGAGCAAGTTAAGCTTGGGGTTGGAGGCTTCAAACTGGAGGATTCCAATTATAAGCCACAATGGAATCCTCCTTCCAATCCAGCTCAAGTTCCATATCAAGCAAGAGATGATCAAGTTATTGATTGCTTCAAGGCTGCAGAAAAATACGGTGGCATCTTGGTTGTTGATCATCGCGCAAGAGATCAGGCTATTGATTGTTACAAGGCGGCGATAAAGTATGGTGGCATCTTAGTTGTCGATCATCGCCCAAGAGATCAGCCTATTGATTGTTACAAGGCAGCGAAAAAGTTTGGTGGCATCTTAGTTGTTGATTATCCTGTTAGAGATCAAACTACCGCAGCTGAAAAGTATGGTAGCCAGTTGATGAAGTATCCGGCCACAAAAGCACCACCACATATGCCGTTAACTCAGGGGTACTATTTTTaattataactca
The sequence above is a segment of the Rhododendron vialii isolate Sample 1 chromosome 13a, ASM3025357v1 genome. Coding sequences within it:
- the LOC131315054 gene encoding uncharacterized protein LOC131315054; this translates as MLSGVTQNKAEAKIYCWRGQEKMLAPAEQVKLGVGGFKLEDSNYKPQWNPPSNPAQVPYQARDDQVIDCFKAAEKYGGILVVDHRARDQPIDCYKAAKKFGGILVVDYPVRDQTTAAEKYGSQLMKYPATKAPPHMPLTQGYYF